A single region of the Camelus ferus isolate YT-003-E chromosome 2, BCGSAC_Cfer_1.0, whole genome shotgun sequence genome encodes:
- the POU4F2 gene encoding POU domain, class 4, transcription factor 2, translating to MMMMSLNSKQAFSMPHGGSLHVEPKYSALHSASPGSSAPAAPSASSPSSSSNAGGGGGSGGGGGGRSSSSSSSGSSGGSGGGSEAMRRACLPTPPSNIFGGLDESLLARAEALAAVDIVSQSKSHHHHPPHHSPFKPDATYHTMNTIPCTSAASSSSVPISHPSALASTHHHHHHHHHHHHQPHQALEGELLEHLSPGLALGAMAGPDGAVVSTPAHAPHMATMNPMHQAALSMAHAHGLPSHMGCMSDVDADPRDLEAFAERFKQRRIKLGVTQADVGSALANLKIPGVGSLSQSTICRFESLTLSHNNMIALKPILQAWLEEAEKSHREKLTKPELFNGAEKKRKRTSIAAPEKRSLEAYFAIQPRPSSEKIAAIAEKLDLKKNVVRVWFCNQRQKQKRMKYSAGI from the exons atgatgatgatgtccCTGAACAGCAAGCAGGCGTTCAGCATGCCTCACGGCGGCAGCCTGCACGTGGAGCCCAAGTACTCGGCATTGCACAGCGCCTCGCCCGGGTCCTCTGCACCCGCGGCGCCCTCCGCTAGTTCTCCTAGCAGCTCGAGCAATGCTGGCGGCGGTGGTGGCAGTGGCGGGGGCGGTGGAGGCCGGAGCAGCAGCTCCAGTagcagcggcagcagcggcggcagtGGCGGGGGCTCCGAGGCGATGCGGCGAGCGTGTCTTCCAACCCCACCG AGCAATATATTCGGCGGGCTGGATGAGAGTCTGCTGGCCCGCGCCGAGGCTCTGGCGGCGGTGGATATCGTCTCCCAGAGCAAGAGCCACCACCATCACCCGCCCCACCACAGCCCCTTCAAGCCGGACGCCACTTACCACACCATGAATACCATCCCGTGTACGTCGGCTGCCTCCTCTTCGTCGGTGCCCATCTCGCACCCGTCTGCGCTGGCAAGCacgcaccaccaccaccatcaccaccaccatcaccaccatcagccGCATCAGGCACTTGAAGGCGAGCTGCTGGAGCATCTGAGTCCCGGGCTGGCTCTGGGTGCTATGGCGGGCCCCGACGGCGCCGTGGTGTCCACTCCAGCTCACGCGCCGCACATGGCTACCATGAACCCCATGCACCAAGCTGCGCTCAGCATGGCCCATGCACACGGGCTGCCCTCACATATGGGCTGCATGAGCGACGTGGACGCCGACCCCCGGGACCTGGAGGCATTCGCCGAGCGCTTCAAGCAGCGACGTATCAAGCTGGGGGTGACCCAGGCCGATGTGGGCTCCGCGCTAGCCAACCTCAAGATCCCCGGCGTGGGCTCGCTTAGCCAGAGCACCATCTGCAGGTTCGAGTCCCTCACGTTGTCTCACAACAATATGATCGCCCTCAAACCCATCCTGCAAGCGTGGCtagaggaggctgagaagtctcaCCGCGAGAAGCTCACCAAGCCGGAGCTCTTCAACGGCGCGGAGAAGAAGCGCAAGCGCACGTCCATTGCGGCGCCGGAGAAGCGCTCGCTCGAAGCCTACTTCGCCATCCAGCCGCGGCCCTCCTCCGAGAAGATCGCCGCCATCGCGGAGAAGCTGGACCTTAAGAAAAACGTGGTGCGCGTCTGGTTCTGCAAccagaggcagaaacagaaaagaatgaaatattccGCGGGCATTTAG